One Miscanthus floridulus cultivar M001 chromosome 11, ASM1932011v1, whole genome shotgun sequence DNA window includes the following coding sequences:
- the LOC136494354 gene encoding LOW QUALITY PROTEIN: signal recognition particle subunit SRP54 2-like (The sequence of the model RefSeq protein was modified relative to this genomic sequence to represent the inferred CDS: inserted 1 base in 1 codon; substituted 1 base at 1 genomic stop codon) translates to MVLAQLGXNLVGALARMXKATVVDDKVVVDCLNDVSRALLQADVRFEMVRAVQASIRSAVNLQSLAASTDRRRAIKHAVVDELRRMLYPATGSGSGKPPCFLPRKGKKPASVVMFVGLQGSGKTTTCVKYADYHRRTGFSPALVCADTFRAGAPDQLRQNAAKAGIPFYGSYTESDSEPVRFAVEGVDRFRNDDQDAEGCDLIIVDTSGRQSQEASLLEEMRQLAEATRPDLVVLVMDASIGQAAFDQALVFKQSRAAGQDQEVHDDHGLHECCRA, encoded by the exons ATGGTGCTGGCGCAGCTGGGCTAGAACCTCGTCGGGGCGCTGGCGCGGA GCAAGGCGACGGTGGTGGACGACAAGGTGGTGGTCGACTGCCTGAACGACGTCTCGCGCGCGCTTCTGCAGGCTGACGTCCGCTTCGAGATGGTCCGGGCTGTGCAGGCCAGCATCAGGAGCGCCGTCAACCTTCAGTCCCTCGCTGCCAGCACTGACAGACGCCGCGCCATCAAGCATGCGGTCGTCGACGAGCTCCGCAGGATGCTGTACCCCGCGaccgggagcgggagcgggaaaCCGCCCTGCTTCCTCCCCAGGAAAGGGAAGAAGCCAGCCAGCGTGGTCATGTTTGTCGGCCTGCAGGGCTCCGGCAAGACCACCACCTGCGTCAAGTACGCGGACTACCACCGCCGGACGGGGTTCAGCCCCGCGCTGGTGTGCGCCGACACGTTCCGGGCCGGCGCCCCGGACCAGCTGAGGCAGAATGCGGCCAAGGCCGGCATCCCTTTCTACGGCAGCTACACGGAGTCGGACTCGGAACCCGTGAGGTTCGCCGTCGAGGGCGTGGACAGGTTCAGGAACGACGATCAAGATGCTGAGGGATGCGACCTCATCATCGTCGACACGAGCGGGCGCCAGAGCCAGGAGGCCTCTCTCCTGGAGGAGATGCGGCAGCTCGCGGAGGCCACGCGGCCGGACCTGGTGGTGCTCGTCATGGACGCCAGCATCGGCCAGGCCGCGTTCGACCAGGCGCTGGTGTTCAAGCAGAGCAGGGCAGCAGGCCAAGATCAAGAGGTACATGACGATCATGGACTCCATGAGTGCTGCAGAGCTTGA